The DNA window GGCTGTCCTCCCGGCGTCCGCGCGGCTGCCATGCGGACGATGCTTGTCCTTCGTCGCCGCAACCGCCATTTATGGGCCTTGTTCAGGGAAACAAGGGCCAGAGACCGTGGAACAGATCATCGGCAGCGCGCCCGTCGCCGCCAACCTCATCAAGGAAACCACGACCGAAGCCTTCATGACCGACGTCATCGACGCGTCGATGGAAGTGCCGGTCATCGTCGATTTCTGGGCCCCCTGGTGCGGCCCATGCAAGCAGCTGACCCCGATCATCGAGAAGGCGGTCAAGGCGGCGAACGGCGCCGTCAAGCTGGTCAAGCTCAACATCGACGATCATCCCGAGATCCCGACCCAGATGCGGGTGCAGTCGATCCCGGCCGTCTATGCCTTCAAGAACGGCCGGCCGGTCGACGGCTTCGTGGGCGCGCAGCCGGAAAGCCAGGTCAAGGCCTTCATCCAGCGCCTCGCCGGCAAGACCGGCCCGTCGCCGATCGACGAGGCGATCGACATGGCGAAGCAGGCGCTCAATGATGGCGACGCCGCGACCGCGCAGAACCTGTTCACCCAGGTGCTGAGGCATCAGCCGGATAACGTGCCGGCGATCGCGGGCCTGGCGCGCGTGGCGCTTGGCCAGGATGCCATCGAGGATGCCAAGGAGATCCTGGCCCAGCTGCCGCCCGACGGCGCCAAGCACGCCGACGTGATTTCGGTCAAGGCGGCGATCGAGCTCGCCGAGGGCGCCGCCGCGGCGCTTGGGGCAACGGCCGAGTTCGAGGCGCGGCTCGCACGCGATCCGGCCGACCACGACGCCCGGCTCGAGCTCGCGAATGCGCTGTTCGCCGCCGGCGACCAGGCGCCCGCGATCGATCACCTGCTGCAGATCGTGCGCGCCGACCGCGAATGGAACGACCAGGCGGCACGCAAGCAGCTCCTGAAACTGTTCGAGGCGCTGGGCCCGACCCATCCGCTGACCGTGCAGGCGCGCAAACGCCTGTCGTCTATCCTGTTCAGCTGAGCCGGCCTGTTCAGCCAAGCCGGACAGCCTACATCTAAGGGACCATGACGGAACGCGGTTTCGACACCAGACCCGAGGACCTGCCGGCCAGCCTGCCGATCTTCCCGCTGTCGGGAGTTCTGCTGCTGCCGCGCGGGCGCCTGCCCTTGAACGTGTTCGAGCCGCGCTATCTCGCCATGACCGAAGACGCGATATCCTCCGACCGGCTGATCGGCATGATCCAGCCGTCGGTCGAGCGGCCGACCGGCGCCGAGCCGCCGATCTACCGCACCGGCTGCGTCGGCCGCATCACGAGCTTCGCCGAGGAAGATCATCGCTACTTGATCACGCTGACCGGCGTCTGCCGCTTCGATGTGATCGAGGATCACTTGACGCCGCGCGGCTACCGCCGGGTGACGCCGGACTGGCAGCCCTATCGCGACGATTTCCACGAGGCGCCCGACGGAAGGATCGACCGCACGCGGCTCGTCGCCGGCCTCAAGGGCTTCTTCAAGCAGCAGGGCATCCGGGCCGACTGGAGCGCCATCACCGACACGCCGGACGAGCGGCTCGTCACTTCGCTCGCCATGATCTGCCCGTTCGGGCCGGCCGAAAAGCAGACCCTGCTCGAGGCCAGGGACCCGGCCGAGCGCGCCCGGCTGTTGACCGGCCTCATCGAGATGGCGATCCTCGACCCGTCGGCCGAGCAGGCGGGCGACCGCCCGCGCGCCAACTGACCCGCCCCCTTATCTGAGAGACGTGCGATGGCCGAAACTTATCCGCAAATCGATCCGAAGCTGCTCGAGATCCTGGTGTGCCCGCTCAGCAAGTCGCCGCTGCGCTACGACCGCGATGCCCAAGAATTGATCAGCGACCAGGCGGGTCTGGCCTATCCGATCCGCGACGGCATCCCGATCATGCTGGTCGACGAGGCGCGGCGGATCGAGAAGGCGCCCGCGCCGTGAGGCCGGACGCCATAAAGCCATGACCCCATAGCGCCATGACCAGGGACATCTGGCCGACCGAACTCGTGCTGAAGCGCGCCGAGCGCCGGCTCGAGATCGCGTTCGACGACGGCACGCGTCTTAGCCTGCCGGCCGAGTATCTGCGCGTCGAGAGCCCGTCGGCCGAGGTGCAGGGCCATGGGCCCGACCAGAAGGTGACGGTCGCCGGCAAGCATGCCGTCGGCATCACGGGGCTCGAGCCGGTCGGCAATTACGCCGTGCGCATCCTGTTCGACGACGGCCACGACACCGGCATCTTCACCTGGCGGTACCTGAGCGAGCTCGGCGCCGAGTATGAGACGCGCTGGGCCGCCTATCTGGCGGCCCTCAAGGCTCAAGGCCTCGAACGGTAACCAGGCTCGAGCGCCAGGCTGAGAGCCCGATATCGCGACGTCTATTCGGTATATTTCTCGCGGACCATAGCCTGAAAGGCGGCCTGATCGTTGACCCAACCGATTGCGTCCCAGAATTTTTCAGCGTCCGTCTGGCGTGCCGCATAGAACGTCTTGG is part of the Aliidongia dinghuensis genome and encodes:
- the trxA gene encoding thioredoxin; the encoded protein is MEQIIGSAPVAANLIKETTTEAFMTDVIDASMEVPVIVDFWAPWCGPCKQLTPIIEKAVKAANGAVKLVKLNIDDHPEIPTQMRVQSIPAVYAFKNGRPVDGFVGAQPESQVKAFIQRLAGKTGPSPIDEAIDMAKQALNDGDAATAQNLFTQVLRHQPDNVPAIAGLARVALGQDAIEDAKEILAQLPPDGAKHADVISVKAAIELAEGAAAALGATAEFEARLARDPADHDARLELANALFAAGDQAPAIDHLLQIVRADREWNDQAARKQLLKLFEALGPTHPLTVQARKRLSSILFS
- a CDS encoding LON peptidase substrate-binding domain-containing protein, which translates into the protein MTERGFDTRPEDLPASLPIFPLSGVLLLPRGRLPLNVFEPRYLAMTEDAISSDRLIGMIQPSVERPTGAEPPIYRTGCVGRITSFAEEDHRYLITLTGVCRFDVIEDHLTPRGYRRVTPDWQPYRDDFHEAPDGRIDRTRLVAGLKGFFKQQGIRADWSAITDTPDERLVTSLAMICPFGPAEKQTLLEARDPAERARLLTGLIEMAILDPSAEQAGDRPRAN
- a CDS encoding Trm112 family protein, which encodes MAETYPQIDPKLLEILVCPLSKSPLRYDRDAQELISDQAGLAYPIRDGIPIMLVDEARRIEKAPAP
- a CDS encoding gamma-butyrobetaine hydroxylase-like domain-containing protein, with protein sequence MTRDIWPTELVLKRAERRLEIAFDDGTRLSLPAEYLRVESPSAEVQGHGPDQKVTVAGKHAVGITGLEPVGNYAVRILFDDGHDTGIFTWRYLSELGAEYETRWAAYLAALKAQGLER